A genome region from Coffea arabica cultivar ET-39 chromosome 7e, Coffea Arabica ET-39 HiFi, whole genome shotgun sequence includes the following:
- the LOC113701240 gene encoding ribulose bisphosphate carboxylase small subunit, chloroplastic 2-like isoform X2: protein MASSMISSAAVATTTRASPAQASMVAPFNGLKAASSFPISKKSVDITSLATNGGRVQCMQVWPPRGLKKYETLSYLPDLTDEQLLKEIDYLIRSGWVPCLEFEKDLCTVNTTGHRDTMTDATGPCGSCLCTAARTQLRC, encoded by the exons ATGGCATCCTCAATGATCTCCTCGGCAGCTGTTGCCACCACCACCAGGGCCAGCCCTGCTCAAGCTAGCATGGTTGCACCCTTCAACGGCCTCAAAGCCGCTTCTTCATTCCCCATTTCCAAGAAGTCCGTCGACATTACTTCCCTTGCCACCAACGGTGGAAGAGTCCAGTGCATGCAG GTGTGGCCACCAAGGGGACTGAAGAAGTACGAGACTTTGTCATATCTTCCAGATCTCACCGACGAGCAATTGCTCAAGGAAATTGATTACCTTATCCGCAGTGGATGGGTTCCTTGCTTGGAATTCGA AAAGGATTTGTGTACCGTGAATACCACAGGTCACCGGGATACTATGACGGACGCTACTGGACCATGTGGAAGCTGCCTATGTACGGCTGCACGGACGCAACTCAGGTGCTGA
- the LOC113701240 gene encoding ribulose bisphosphate carboxylase small subunit, chloroplastic 1-like isoform X1 encodes MASSMISSAAVATTTRASPAQASMVAPFNGLKAASSFPISKKSVDITSLATNGGRVQCMQVWPPRGLKKYETLSYLPDLTDEQLLKEIDYLIRSGWVPCLEFELEKGFVYREYHRSPGYYDGRYWTMWKLPMYGCTDATQVLNEVGECLKEYPNCWVRIIGFDNVRQVQCISFIAAKPKGF; translated from the exons ATGGCATCCTCAATGATCTCCTCGGCAGCTGTTGCCACCACCACCAGGGCCAGCCCTGCTCAAGCTAGCATGGTTGCACCCTTCAACGGCCTCAAAGCCGCTTCTTCATTCCCCATTTCCAAGAAGTCCGTCGACATTACTTCCCTTGCCACCAACGGTGGAAGAGTCCAGTGCATGCAG GTGTGGCCACCAAGGGGACTGAAGAAGTACGAGACTTTGTCATATCTTCCAGATCTCACCGACGAGCAATTGCTCAAGGAAATTGATTACCTTATCCGCAGTGGATGGGTTCCTTGCTTGGAATTCGAGTtggag AAAGGATTTGTGTACCGTGAATACCACAGGTCACCGGGATACTATGACGGACGCTACTGGACCATGTGGAAGCTGCCTATGTACGGCTGCACGGACGCAACTCAGGTGCTGAACGAGGTTGGGGAATGCCTGAAGGAATACCCAAATTGCTGGGTCAGGATCATCGGATTCGACAACGTCCGTCAGGTGCAGTGCATCAGTTTCATTGCCGCCAAGCCAAAGGGTTTCTAA